From the genome of Leishmania infantum JPCM5 genome chromosome 4:
TCGAGCGACACGGGCGCGGTGGAGGGGCTGACGGCTAAAAACTTTAGGGGCtgggctgccgcggcaggtgcgacggcggcggcaggaaaggccgcgccgctgtgcatTGCCTGGGTGCTCTCGTTGTCGCACACGACCACCGTCTCAACCGCTTCACTAGAAGCAGTCAGGAACAGCTCAAGCGATGGCGGAacggcagccaccgccgccaacCGCGGCAGTCCCGACGcactcgccgctgcggagcttGCATTCGCCGTGCTAACGTTCCTCCCACCAAGGCTGGACAGCTCTTTGGTaccaccagcgccagcaTCGTTACCCTTGCCGTGCTGATGACGCAGGTCTGCCAACGGCAGGAGCTTCCTGCCGCCTTGGAAGGGGCATTGGCACTCACGCGATGAAGGCGAGGATATCAGCTGCGGTTCGCGGTGCAACAGGGGTGACGGCATGGCTGAGCAGAACCCATGCGATGAGTGAAGTTGTGTTGGTGCTGGAcgcgcaagagcagcaggGAATAAAAGGAAACAGCGACGAATTGGTCTGCAGGATTCCTACTGTTTGGTTGTTGAACGTTTTAGGTCGTATTCGTGCGCACGCCTGCATGTGTTCCTCCGTATTAGGCGCGGCTTGCAGGGTGTGCGCAGGAAATGCCCACGCCTGGTATGTGTCTAGTTTTCTTTCTCCATgtagagagcgagagagagaggggtgagggagggagggaggagggagggacgtTACACGAAGGCCATTGAAGCGAGTCCGCATATTCGGCTCCGTCGAAATCCGACTTCTAGGGGGGGGGCGGTACGTATGTGAATGCGCGGTTGCGCCGCGTACACCGAGCCGTTGGACTCACGGTGACACGGAGGTTCGATACGTACGTGGTATCTACCTATCCAATTATTTTGCTTGGTGCGCGCGAGAGTGCGGCACCCACTCTCCATCCTGCGGGCTATCCTGTCACACGTGATGGAGATGTCGACCGGGATAGGATGGGGGTGGCACTGGCTCCAACACAccacgcatgcacagagagGGCTACCCCGGGTATGCATTCGAGTGGAGGGCACGAAGGAGGAAgtacacacccacacacgcacgcacagctcTTCCTCGGCTTCTCTCTCGACGCCGACCACCGTCTGCAGTTCATGCAATACATATATAGAGTTCTTTAGAATTCTCGACGTGCAGCTTCCCTTCCGTAGGTGTCGGTGCTGCCCGTCGGCGTTGACCGCGCCGCCTCTTGCCCTCCttgagtgcgtgcgtgcaaaTAATacgcggaggagaagcgggCGGACGGCCCACTGATGGGCACAAAGTAAGCATGCAGACAGCCCTGCTCACAAGCGAGGCCAACCTGTCGAGAGGCCCCTGTTGGGATGTTCCACAGgtgccagcgccaccgaACACGGaacgaagcggcgctgccggtggagaaggaggcatGGCGAGAGGGTGGGTGGaacgaggggaggggggaggggggaggaggaagggcaCAGACGCGGGCAGGCCGAAaagcagaagcagcacacacacacacgataCGCATGCGTGCCAGCCACAACCCAGgttccttccctccctccaacAGTAAAAGCACGACTTTCTCATGCTGGCCGTGCTTTCTTCCACGCCTCCCGCTTTCCTCCGCGTCTTTCGTTTTTGGAGGGTTCCCCTCGTCcgtcctccccccttctcgcgcgcgtaagccgcacacgcgctcacaGACGCGCTTCAACATACGGTGAATACATCCGTGTGTCTGTGGACGCTGTGCGGGACTCGCGCCCCTCCCCATCTTCTGTTTTCTTGTCTGTCCCCCATCCCTTCCCGCCGTTGTCACGATCGCCCCATTTCGGCGCTCTCAATAatcaccgtcgccggcgccgccgaccgACTGTAGGTAGAAGCGGTACATCTgcctcgccttctccaccgccgcaTCCCACTCCTGCTGCGTCTCCGcatccgcgccgccaccgtgcgcCATGACTTCTATGGCGTCACGACGGCCAACATCcgtgcggccgctgcggacCATCTCTTGGAAGATGTGCATTGCCAGTGCTGAACCGTCGTTACGACCGCCGTTGCCAGCGTAGTATTCTGCCTCGTcgtgctcttctccgccctcctcggcTTGTGACGCTgactgccgctcctgctgcgccgcctcacgTCCCTGGGGAAGCCCCCCGACATTGGcggatgctgccgccgcggcgagtGCTTCATGGTGTGGCGCCCTCAGCATCTGCTGAGCTCGGGTGGActcgccctcccccaacTCAGCGGGCCTTGCAATTGTAcccgccgtggtggtggtgcctgctgctgctgcaccggatTTGCAGACAGCGccgcttgcgtgcgtgcaggaCTGATGCTGACGATCGCTGTTATCACAgcaggcgtcgccgccggtcAACTGCCATCGTTGATGGTCCTTGACGACTTGCTGCAGGTAGGGGTTGATCTGCGGAACCCGGTACACTTTCTGCGTGAGTGAGGACCAGCCGAAGAACTCGCGGAGGTTGGCCCATATGCCGTTGTCGAACAAGCTGTAGACCCTGCTGCCCAGCGTGAAGCAGTACAGGCTGCTCTCGTCCTCGCTGTGTTCGACGTCGTAGAAGGTCAAGTTACGGGCTATAGCGTGTAGCTGGGTGCAGAGGGCATACACGACCATCAGAATCATCAAGGGCAGGATCACCTGGGAGTACGTAtagacgaggcggcgccagGCCGtcgcgagcagcgccgttTCGAATTTCTCCATAATGACACGATCCACTTCCATCGCGGCTGCCACGCGGGTCGTGCTGTGCCCCGGCGCGcgacccgccgccgccgatgtgcGAGCCAAGCCCACGACACTGTTCATGAGACGCCTGTACTCGCATGCGTAGTAGTAGAAACAGCACAGCATGGACAGCAGCGCGACCTGCAGCCACAAGAACGCGCGAtggttgccgccgccgatggcggTGTTCAGGTAGCCACAAAAGTGGTCGTAGCGGAGGACGACCCGCCGAAGCTGCGGACAGTactgcgcgcgcagcggtTTCTTGACCATGGTGCGCAGATCAATACTGTACAGCAGTTCTCTCTCGTACTCGCCCTGGACGTTTCGCAGACTAGCGTAGATGCCTTTGCGCTGCCCTTCGGTGCTCGTCACAAGTCccggagaggagagaaccACGTAGGCCGCTAGCACCCCCGTCGCCGTGACGGCCGGGACAAGCCACCAGCTAAACGCTGTGTGATCCTCCAAGTTAAAGCTGTAGTACTGGTAATAGTAATACGTGGTGCAGAGCGGCAGGCACAGCCCTTGCGCGAGGACAAACCCAACACACCAGCCCAAGTCCGTAAGGGGGCGGCTTTGAGCGCGGCGTCTgtcgaggcgctgcacccCGACGTAGGCGCCGTATatgagcggcagcagacacAACAGCACGAAAAAGTTGCGAATGACGCAACAGCAGATGTAAAAGAAGAcgtgcggcagcgttgccgttgcgacgagcagcaccacgtcCATGGGAGCGTAGAGCTTCCACAGGTACAGCGCTGGCTCCTCGCGCACCACTTTCTCACGTGATTGCGTGGTGTTGGCGTGACTGTAggccgtcagcagcgcgcgcaccttGCCCGGGCTAttgtcgcgctgcagctcacgatgccggcgccgggcagcggcggcgctggcggacgTGGGCCGCAGCATCACCATAAGCTCATCTTTCCAGTACTGCTTCCACGACTGGGCAagcgacgatggcgaccGGGCAAGCTGCAGCGGTGTGACACCGCTGTGGTTGGCCGCGTGCACGTCGGCACCCTTGCTGAGTAGCGCTCGCACGAGGGCCACGTCGACGGCGCTCACCGCGCAGTGCAGTGGCgtgtcgccgctgtgcaAAGTGCCCATGTGGACGACTTCgaccgcggcagcacctaaactgccgacgccggcacAGGGGGGGTGCGCGAAGTTtccagctgccgccgttgtcgtGGCGTTCGtggtcggcggcgccgcattCGCAGAAGATTGCGCGAGGCTCCATGCGCTGTGCCTGCCGTCCgacgcatcagcagcgaagAACATCGCCGCGGTCCCGGGTGCGCAGGAGCGGTTTTGGATGCAGTCCCGCCGAGGGTTCCTCGGGTCAACAGGCAACACTTGACcaggcagcaccggcgctggcgatgctgcggcagccgccacatCGACGTCATCGCTCATGTTCACGTCCAGGCCGATCTGCTCAATGAGGTAGAGCGCCGCGTAGGCGTTGCCGAGGGAGCGGCACGCCGTGTGCAGAAGCCGctcccgcaccgccgccgcgtagaaggcctcctcgcccatccacagccgcagcacctccatcaCGTGAGGGTAGGCGACGGCGTAGCTCAGCACCGTACGCCCTTGCGCATCCTGCACGCTCAGGTCGGCGCccttcgccagcagcagctttACCACCCGCATGTTCTGCCGAGAGGCTGCCATCATTAGCGGCGTCTGCCCTTGGCCACCGCGCATGGCCGCGTTCACATCGGCCCCGTTGTCGATGAGGAACGAAATAATGAGCTGGTTCTTGCACGGCGGGTTCAAGATACTACTGGTGCTAACGCTGCTCTCGTCACCGTCATC
Proteins encoded in this window:
- a CDS encoding putative huntingtin interacting protein (HIP), whose translation is MRVFREAIEKNGGPLPLLYYLQPDAGNTPDPGSAHYRDKSIDLLNTRVDRRTFFECVLSDADFAILTTFLMSGVSVNATRDEDGASALHVAAAGTLEVLNDSDSQGGGGSGQMASGEGAGGGNMRGFHAATREKDELADDGDESSVSTSSILNPPCKNQLIISFLIDNGADVNAAMRGGQGQTPLMMAASRQNMRVVKLLLAKGADLSVQDAQGRTVLSYAVAYPHVMEVLRLWMGEEAFYAAAVRERLLHTACRSLGNAYAALYLIEQIGLDVNMSDDVDVAAAAASPAPVLPGQVLPVDPRNPRRDCIQNRSCAPGTAAMFFAADASDGRHSAWSLAQSSANAAPPTTNATTTAAAGNFAHPPCAGVGSLGAAAVEVVHMGTLHSGDTPLHCAVSAVDVALVRALLSKGADVHAANHSGVTPLQLARSPSSLAQSWKQYWKDELMVMLRPTSASAAAARRRHRELQRDNSPGKVRALLTAYSHANTTQSREKVVREEPALYLWKLYAPMDVVLLVATATLPHVFFYICCCVIRNFFVLLCLLPLIYGAYVGVQRLDRRRAQSRPLTDLGWCVGFVLAQGLCLPLCTTYYYYQYYSFNLEDHTAFSWWLVPAVTATGVLAAYVVLSSPGLVTSTEGQRKGIYASLRNVQGEYERELLYSIDLRTMVKKPLRAQYCPQLRRVVLRYDHFCGYLNTAIGGGNHRAFLWLQVALLSMLCCFYYYACEYRRLMNSVVGLARTSAAAGRAPGHSTTRVAAAMEVDRVIMEKFETALLATAWRRLVYTYSQVILPLMILMVVYALCTQLHAIARNLTFYDVEHSEDESSLYCFTLGSRVYSLFDNGIWANLREFFGWSSLTQKVYRVPQINPYLQQVVKDHQRWQLTGGDACCDNSDRQHQSCTHASGAVCKSGAAAAGTTTTAGTIARPAELGEGESTRAQQMLRAPHHEALAAAAASANVGGLPQGREAAQQERQSASQAEEGGEEHDEAEYYAGNGGRNDGSALAMHIFQEMVRSGRTDVGRRDAIEVMAHGGGADAETQQEWDAAVEKARQMYRFYLQSVGGAGDGDY